The Dreissena polymorpha isolate Duluth1 chromosome 10, UMN_Dpol_1.0, whole genome shotgun sequence genome includes a region encoding these proteins:
- the LOC127849265 gene encoding basic proline-rich protein-like → MLNGLPHLTQSESASETTTQHKTTTQLSMTAQQLITSHLPTSNLSQPPPYLFPIATQPLVANVCHVATQPPPNLFPIDTQPLVANVSPISTQPPPNVSPIDTPPPPNVYPIVTQPPSNLSPIDTQPPPNESPIDTQPPPNVSPTDTQPPPNVSPIDTQPPPNVSSIVTQPTPNVSPRVTQPPPNVSPIDTQPPPNVSPIVTQPPPNMSQIVTQPPPNVSPIDTQPPPNVSPIDTQPPANVFPIIHSIIPNVSPIDTQPPPNVSPTGTQSPPNVSSIDSQPPPNVSPIDTQPPPNVSPIVTQPPPNVSPIATQPPPNVSPIDTQPLPNVSPIDTQPPPNVSPIDTQAQPIVSPIDTQPPPNVSPFVTQPQTNLSPIDTQPPPNVSPIVIQPPPDVSPIDTQPPPNVSSIVTQPQPNVSPIVTQPPSNVSPIATQPPPNVSPIDTQPPPNVSPIETQPPPNVSTVDTQPSPNVSLIVIQPPPNVSPIVTEPLPNVSTIDTQPTPNVSSIVTQPPPNVSPIDTQPPPNVSSIVTQPTPNVSPIVTQPPPNVSPIDTQPPPNVSPIVTQPPPNVSQIDTQPPPNVSPIATQPPPNVSPIDTQPPPNVSPIDTQPPPNVSPIDTQPQPIVSPIDTQPPPNPPPDVSPIDTQPPPNVSQIGKQPPPNVCPIATQPPTNVSPIYTQPPTKIPPPTTTSLSTTTPSPTTTPVPTTTPPPTTISLSTTTPPPTTTPPPTTTPPPTTTPPPMTTPTQRQNCPRRLHNQ, encoded by the exons ATGTTGAACGGGCTCCCCCACTTAACACAGAGCGAAAGCGCATCAGAAACTACGACACAGCACAAGACGACTACTCAGCTTTCAATGACTGCCCAGCAGCTGATAACTTCCCATCTCCCGACTTCAAATCTGTCCCAGCCTCCACCTTACTTGTTCCCAATAGCTACCCAGCCTCTGGTGGCAAACGTGTGCCATGTAGCTACACAGCCTCCACCTAACTTGTTCCCAATAGATACCCAGCCTCTGGTGGCAAACGTGTCCCCAATATCTACACAGCCTCCACCTAACGTGTCTCCAATAGATACACCGCCTCCACCTAACGTATATCCAATAGTTACACAACCACCATCTAACTTGTCTCCAATAGATACACAGCCTCCACCTAACGAATCTCCAATAGATACACAGCCTCCACCTAACGTGTCTCCAACAGATACACAGCCTCCACCTAACGTGTCTCCAATAGATACACAGCCTCCACCTAACGTGTCTTCAATAGTTACACAGCCAACACCTAACGTGTCTCCAAGAGTTACACAGCCACCACCTAACGTGTCTCCAATAGATACACAGCCTCCACCTAACGTGTCCCCAATAGTAACACAGCCTCCACCTAACATGTCTCAAATAGTTACACAGCCTCCACCGAACGTGTCTCCAATAGATACACAGCCTCCACCTAACGTGTCACCAATAGATACACAGCCTCCAGCCAACGTGTTCCCAATA ATACACAGCATCATACCTAACGTGTCTCCAATAGATACACAGCCTCCACCTAACGTGTCTCCAACAGGTACACAGTCTCCACCTAACGTGTCTTCAATAGATTCACAGCCCCCACCTAACGTGTCTCCAATAGATACACAGCCTCCACCTAACGTGTCTCCAATAGTTACACAGCCTCCACCTAACGTGTCTCCTATAGCTACACAGCCTCCACCTAACGTGTCTCCAATAGATACACAGCCTCTACCTAACGTGTCTCCAATAGATACACAGCCACCACCTAACGTGTCCCCAATAGATACACAGGCTCAACCTATCGTGTCTCCAATAGATACACAGCCACCACCTAACGTGTCTCCTTTTGTTACACAGCCCCAAACCAACCTGTCTCCAATAGATACACAGCCTCCACCTAACGTGTCTCCAATAGTTATACAGCCTCCACCCGACGTGTCCCCAATAGATACACAGCCACCACCTAACGTGTCTTCTATAGTTACACAGCCTCAACCTAACGTGTCTCCAATAGTTACCCAGCCACCATCTAACGTGTCCCCAATAGCTACACAGCCTCCACCTAACGTGTCTCCAATAGATACACAGCCTCCACCTAACGTGTCGCCAATAGAGACACAGCCTCCACCTAACGTGTCTACAGTAGATACACAGCCATCACCTAACGTGTCTCTTATAGTTATACAGCCACCACCTAACGTGTCTCCTATAGTTACAGAGCCTCTACCCAACGTGTCTACAATAGATACACAGCCAACACCTAACGTATCTTCTATAGTTACACAGCCTCCACCTAACGTGTCTCCAATAGATACACAGCCTCCACCTAACGTGTCTTCAATAGTTACACAGCCAACACCTAACGTGTCTCCAATAGTTACACAGCCACCACCTAACGTGTCTCCAATAGATACACAGCCTCCACCTAACGTGTCTCCAATAGTTACACAGCCTCCACCTAACGTGTCTCAAATAGATACACAGCCACCACCTAACGTGTCTCCTATAGCTACACAGCCTCCACCTAACGTGTCCCCAATAGATACACAGCCTCCACCTAACGTGTCTCCAATAGATACACAGCCACCACCTAACGTGTCCCCAATAGATACACAGCCTCAACCTATCGTGTCTCCAATAGATACACAGCCACCACCTAAC CCTCCACCCGACGTGTCCCCAATAGATACACAGCCACCACCTAACGTGTCTCAAATAGGTAAACAGCCTCCACCTAACGTGTGTCCAATAGCTACGCAGCCTCCGACTAACGTGTCCCCTATATATACCCAGCCCCCGACTAAAATTCCGCCCCCGACAACAACCTCGCTCTCGACGACAACCCCGTCCCCGACGACCACCCCGGTTCCGACTACAACCCCACCCCCGACGACAATATCGCTCTCGACGACAACCCCGCCACCGACGACAACCCCGCCCCCGACTACAACCCCGCCCCCGACGACAACACCGCCCCCGATGACAACACCGACCCAACGACAAAACTGCCCTCGACGACTACACAATCAGTGA